Genomic DNA from Hymenobacter jejuensis:
TTTCAGGGCGGTGTCGTCGTTGGCGGCTAGGGCTTCGTGCAGCTTTCGGTCGCGCCAGTAAGTGCCGTTTTGCGAGTTGGTGATGGCGATGATGGGGCAAATGCCGTTGTAGTGGCCCCACATTTCGTTGGCCACTTCGCCGTGCACTTTCGATACGCCGTTGGAGATGTGCGAGAAGCGTAGCGCCGTGAGCGTGTAGTTGAGCGTGTTGTTCTCGACCTGGGCCACCCGACGGATTTCTTCTTCCGGAACAGGGCCGAAAAACGACATGTCCGTCAGGAGCTTCATCGGATGTTCTTCATTACCAGCAAGTTCGGGGGTGTGGGTCGTGAATACCAACCGCTTCTTTACTTCCTCCAGGTTCCGGCCGTGCTTGTCGTAGAGGAAGAACGCCAGCGGCAGGCCGTGGCCTTCGTTGAGGTGGTAGACATCCACCTTGCGCTCCAGCAGATCGAGCAGCTTGCCGCCGCCTACGCCCAGCAGAATGGACTGTGCCACGCGCGCTGCGGTATCCGGGTCGTAGAGGTGGTGGGAAATGGTGCGGGAGATGTAGTCGTTTTCCGGAATGTCGGTGGTCAGGAAAAACATCGGGGCCGTGCCGAACGTGTCGGGGGCCAGGTACATCGCCTTCACCAGCACCGGCGCATCATGGATGATGATGGGGAACGTCAGGCCGGTATCCTGCAGGAAGGAGTACGATTTGAGGCGAAAATCGGCCCGCATCGTCTGGTCTTCGTTGCGGCCCTGGTCGTAATAGCCATACGACCACAGAATGCCGATGCCCACCAGGTTCTGCTTTAGCTCGTAAGCCGACCGCATGTGCGAGCCGGCCAGAAAGCCCAGGCCGCCGGAGTAGGTCTTAAGCGCCTGATCCAGCGCAAATTCCATTGAAAAATAAGCCGCCGAGGTCTTGAATTTCTCGGCAACAGGGTACATGTTCAGGTCAAATGCCATGTAGGGGATAAAAGTCGAAGTTGAAAAATCAGGCTGTAGCAGAGTCCGCTACGGCTCGTCAATGTCCGCACATTCTGAGCGAAAAAAAAGCGGAGGTCAAACCTAAGGTTCAGCCTCCGCTTCAAGGACGAGAACTGGCCTTTTTTGTTACGCGCCGCTCTTCATTGCTTTTAACTTGCTGTAGGTCTGCTGCGAAATCTGGTATTGGCGCTCCACAGCTTGGCGGGCCGGGCCCGTCAGATCCGAGTCGGCGAGCGCTTCCTGGTAAGCTTTCAGGGCCCATTCTTCGCCGTAGATATTGGATTCGAGCACGGCCACTTCGTCGCGGCCCGTCACGAGGGCCTTGGCACCCATCCAGCCCCGGTACAGCTTGCCTTTGGTCGTGGTGCCGGTCTGGCCGTCGCTGCCGGCACTGCGGGCAAAGCCGTTTAGCTCGTTGGCAAATTGCTGGCTTTGGTTGGCTAGTTCTTGGTAATAGGCTTTGTGCTGCGGATCAGTGCTTTCGGTAGCCGCGTGCTTGTAGCCTTCGATGCGGTCGTTTACGAAAAGGGTAAGCTCGTTGAGCGTGTCCGCAGTTTTGGAATCAGTAGCCATAACAGGCAGAAAGTGAAGTGAATACAGAAATAATATTCCTGACAAACGGCCCGCGTAGGCAAAGGGTTAGGCTAAAACATAAGAGTCAGATTTACAGATAAATAGCCAAAATCTTGTAGCGTACTAAATGCGGCTGATTTGGTAATAAAATGATAAAATTGGACTGTGCAAAGGCGCAGTCGTCACCCGTTACTTTTGCTTGCGTACACTGAACTCCATTCCTTCCTCACCAACCAAACCAATTTATGCGTACTTCTTTTCGCTGGCTAGCGGCCTCGTTGCTAAGCCTTTCCGTGTTGTCCTGCGCCAAGCAGGAAATGGTTTCGCCCACCCCGACGGCCGTGTCGGCCTCCGCCGATGTAAGCGCTACCGGCTTCCCCGAAACGTTTGAGTCGGGCACCAAAACGGCGTACACCGCGGGCAGCGTGACGCTCGGCTCCGGCTCCTGGACCCTCGACGACGCCCTGCTCGGTAATACCACTGCCGACCACAAAACGGGTACGCAATCGGCCCGCGTCCGCAACCTCGGCACGCTGACCATGAACTTTAACACCACGGCCGGCGTGGGCGTCGTGACGGTGCAACACGCCGTGTACGGCACCGACGGGAGCAGCCAATGGGAACTGTGGGCTTCCACCAACAGCGGCAGCTCTTACGCCAAAGTTGGCTCCACCATTACCAGCTCCAGCACTACGCTCCAGACGGCTTCCTTTACCGTGAACTTGGCCGGCAGCGTGCGGCTGCAAATTCGCAAAACGTCGGGGGGCACCAACCGCATCAACCTCGACAACATCACCGTCGAGCAGTACGGCGGTACCACGCCGCCACCTACCGGCACGGGCAAGAAATTTTTGTTTGACGCCACCCACGCCGAAACCGCCGGCAATGCCGATTGGGTGCTCGACGTAGACAACGGCGTGGTACCACGCTACCCCACGCCGGCTGCTTCGGGCATCACCAGCACCACCCCCGAAACCTACTGGACGGGCGCGCTGTCCTCGTGGGGCGTGGCGTTGGTAAAGCAAGGGCATCAGGTTGAGAATCTGCCGGTTGGCACGGCCATTACGTATGGCAATACTTCTAATCCGCAGGATTTGGCCAACTACAATGTGTTCGTGATCGACGAGCCCAATACCTTGTTTACGTCGGCTGAAAAAACAGCCATCCTGAGTTTTGTGCGCAACGGCGGCGGCTTGTTTATGATCTCGGACCACGACGTTTCGGACCGCAACAACGACGGCTACGATTCGCCCGCCATCTGGAACGACCTAATGAACTCCAACTCGGTACAAGCCAATCCTTTCGGTTTCAGCATTGATAAGAACAACATCGTCGAGACGTCCAGCAACGTGCGCACCGGCACCAACGCCATCCTGAATGGTTCGCAAGGCACCGTGACGCAGATCAAATACAGCAACGGCGCTACCATCACCGTCAATTCCACGGTGGCCACGCCGCTGATCTGGCGCTCGACTTCCACGCAGGGCAATGCCAACGTGCTATGTGCCAGCAGCACCTTCGGTACCGGCCGCGTGGTGGTAGTCGGCGATAGCTCCCCCGCTGACGACGGCACCGGCAGCCCCGGCAACACCGTTTACCCCGGCTGGACGGAAATCGCTAGCCACGCCAAGCTGCACATGAATGCTTCGTTGTGGTTGGCGAAGTTGCAGTAGGTCAAGTATTTGAAACTATATTATAAAAAGCCCGCTTCCCTAACAGGAAGCGGGCTTTTTGTGTTTTCTGCGTTAAGGCTAGTGCTAAGCCCCCCTCCTTTTTTAAGGAGGGGTTGGGGGTGGTAAAAGCCGTTGAACGGCAACTAGCTCTAGTTTTTACTTCTAGTCTTTACCACCCCCAACCCCTCCTTAAAAAAGGAGGGGAGCTAGTTTTTAGCTCTTGGGCTTCTCCAGCCCTTTTTGCATGTCCTTGCCAACAGCCCTACCTTTCCTCCTTGTTTTCACGCTCTGATTTCTGATCATGAAGTTCTTCCCCGCCTTCGCCTTGGGGCTGTCGTCGTTGCTGGCGGCGGCTCACGCCGAACCGGTTGCCGCCCAAATAACCCAAGTGGCCGGCCTCGCAGCCAACGCTGCCCGCGTGGCTGCCGCAAACAAAGCCGCCGGCATCAGCCGCATCGACCCGACATTTTGGTGGGTCGGCATGAAAAACCCCAAGCTACAACTCTTGGTACACGGCCCCGGCATTGGCGCCAGTCAGGTAAGCCTCAACTATGCCGGCGTAACCTTAGAAGGTACCCAGAAGCTGGACAATCCCAACTATCTGGTTATCAACTTAAATGTTAGCGCCGCCACTAAGCCCGGCAAGCTCGCGCTGACCTTCAGCGGGCCCAAAAAGACGACTTACCAATACGAATTGCGTGCCCGCAGTACCGACAAAAACCGGGTGCAGGGCATCAATAGCAGCGACTTCATCTACTTCCTGATGCCGGACCGCTTCTCCAATGGTGACCCGAAGAACGACGTAGTAAAAGGCACCCGCGTCAACCACATTGCCCGCGACTCGATGTATGCCCGCCATGGCGGCGACCTGAAGGGCATTGAGAATCACTTCGATTACCTGAAATCGATGGGCGTAACGGCCATCTGGCCCACGCCGGTGGTCGAGAACGATATGCCCAAGGCTAGCTACCACGGCTACGCCCTCACCGACTACTACGCCGTTGACCCACGCTACGGCTCCAACGAAGAGTATGTGCAATTTGTGCAACATGCTCACCAACAAGGACTTAAAGTAATCCATGATGTGGTGCTCAACCACATGGGTAGCTATAACTACCTACAACTCGACCCACCGACCAAAGACTGGGTGCACCAGTGGCCCACCTTCACGCGCAGCAACTACAACTCGCAGGCCCTCAACGATCCTTACCGCGCGCAATACGACAGCAAGCTCTACAATGACGGCTGGTTTGACACCACCATGCCCGACCTTAACCAGTCGAATCCGCTGGTGGCCAACTACATCATCCAGAACTTCATCTGGTGGATAGAATACACGGGCCTCGACGGCTACCGCATCGATACGTACCCGTACTCCGACACGAAGTTTCTGATGGACTGGAACACGGCACTGCTCAATGAGTATCCGCAGTTGCATATGTTTGGCGAAGCTTGGGTTGGGAGCACGGCCCAGCAAGCCTTCTTTGCCCGCAACATTTTCCAGCCGGTCAATGGTTACAAGTCCAACCTGCCGGGCGTGCTCGATTTTCAGTCTAACGCCGCCATTCAAGATGCACTCCGGAAAGAAAACCCGAATGTGAGCAGGCTTTATGACGCCTTGCAGGGCGACTGGATGTACGAGGACGCCACGCGCAACGTGGTATTTATGGATAATCACGACATGAGCCGCATTTATTCGGTGATTGGCGAAGACCTGGACCGCCTGAAGATGGGCTTTGCCTGGCTGCTGACCACTCGCGGCATCCCGCAGCTTTACTACGGCACCGAGATTCTGATGAAAAATTTCTCAAACCCCGACGGCCTGGTGCGCGCCGACTTCCCCGGCGGCTTCTCCGGCGACAAGAGCAACAAGTTCACGGCTGCCGGCCGCAACGCCCAAGAAAATGAGGCATTTACCTACGTCAGCAAGCTCGGCACCTACCGCAAGTCGCACCCGGTGCTGCAAACCGGCAAACTCATGCAGTTCATCCCTAACGACGGGGTGTACACCTATTTCCGCTACAACGACCAGGGCCAAACCGTGATGGTAATGATGAACTCCAACAAGCAGGAAAAGACCATCGATGGTGCCCGGTTTGCCGAGCGCACCAACGGGTTCACTTCGGCGCAAGAGGTCGTGACCGGCGCAACGGTTTCCAGCCTGAAGTCCTTTAAGATTCCGGGTCAGACGGCTTGGGTATTGGAATTGCATAAGTAGCTATTTGTAAGTAACTTGTAAAAAAACGGCCGTTGCTAAGTATTCAAGCTTAGCAACGGCCGTTTTGGCGAATAGTCTGTTTTGTGTCGTTGTCGAAGCTGAGAAAATGCTGCGGATAAATACGGGAATTTGAGTCCTTAAAACCCATCAGTTGCGTATTTTAGGGAAACGACTCCTTGCCATGACAGACATCACCGATCAAGTTGCCATCGTTACCGGGGCGAGCCGCGGCATTGGGCGGGCTACGGCATTGTTGCTGGCCATGCAAGGCGCCAAAGTGGTGTGCGTAGCCCGCTCCGCCGACGAGCTGGAAGAAGTAGCCCACAAAACCCACGGCTTGGCCGTGCCCGCCGACGTAGCCGACGAAGTCGATGCCCAAAACGTAGTCGATGAAGCGCTACTTCACTTCGGTCGCCTCGATATTCTGGTGTGCAACGCGGGGGTGGGCAGCTTCGACACGCTGGAAAACGTGCTGGCCACCGAATGGGACCGTATTTTCGACGTGAACGTGAAGGGCACTTTTCTGATGTGCAAAGCCGTAGTGCCGCACCTGAAATTGCAAGGCAGCGGCCATATTATAGGCATCACGTCGGATGTGGCCCGGCGTACTTTCGCTCATGGCTCGGTGTATGGTTCGAGCAAATATGCGCAGGACGCCCTGCTGAGCGCCCTGCGCAAGGAAGTGCGGTCGTTCGGCGTGAAAGTTAGCAGCATCTATCCGGGTCTGGTCGATACGCATTTCAATGATGCTCAGCCCGGTAGCCCCGAGGCCGAAAAAACCCATCTCAAACCCTCCGACATTGCCCAGGCCGTCCGCTATGTACTCGAAGCGCCCCCGCACGTAGTGATCGACGAGCTGATGATTCACCCGCTGACGCAGGACTATTGAGGCCCGAAACGGGAAGAAACGCCGCTGCCCAGTTTCGGATTCACTGCGCCAATCATCGCAAATAGGCTCCTTGCAATCGGTAACCTGTTATCTTACCGGTCGATATGAAGAAAGTCCTACTGCCGTTGGCTGCCTTGGCGCTTGCTTTGGCTGCATTTAGAATTCCTTTTTCTTCCCCCAATTCCGCGCCTGTGGCCGAGCCAATTTCCCTTGCGGACCCTAATACGACCGAGGAAGTGCCTCAAGATAATAAGCTGATTATCTATCAGTTAATGACGCGCCTGTTTGGCAACAAAGCCACTACCAACAAGCACTACGGCACCCTCGCCGAAAACGGTGTAGGCAAGTT
This window encodes:
- the glgP gene encoding alpha-glucan family phosphorylase, with translation MAFDLNMYPVAEKFKTSAAYFSMEFALDQALKTYSGGLGFLAGSHMRSAYELKQNLVGIGILWSYGYYDQGRNEDQTMRADFRLKSYSFLQDTGLTFPIIIHDAPVLVKAMYLAPDTFGTAPMFFLTTDIPENDYISRTISHHLYDPDTAARVAQSILLGVGGGKLLDLLERKVDVYHLNEGHGLPLAFFLYDKHGRNLEEVKKRLVFTTHTPELAGNEEHPMKLLTDMSFFGPVPEEEIRRVAQVENNTLNYTLTALRFSHISNGVSKVHGEVANEMWGHYNGICPIIAITNSQNGTYWRDRKLHEALAANDDTALKARKRELKQELFKIVADQTGNLFDPEVLTVVWARRFAGYKRADLILRHFQRFQELINNADRPVQVIWAGKPYPKDYGAIALFNDIIRKTKPFKNCAVLTGYELGLSAAMKKGADIWLNTPRFPREASGTSGMTAAMNGCVSLSIADGWVPEFVRHGENGFLIPLANVNEPEPVKDDIEATGVLDVLEQEILPLYYSQPQDFLEIAKTGMLEVEPEFESHRMATEYYERMYNA
- a CDS encoding ferritin-like domain-containing protein; its protein translation is MATDSKTADTLNELTLFVNDRIEGYKHAATESTDPQHKAYYQELANQSQQFANELNGFARSAGSDGQTGTTTKGKLYRGWMGAKALVTGRDEVAVLESNIYGEEWALKAYQEALADSDLTGPARQAVERQYQISQQTYSKLKAMKSGA
- a CDS encoding hydrolase, which encodes MRTSFRWLAASLLSLSVLSCAKQEMVSPTPTAVSASADVSATGFPETFESGTKTAYTAGSVTLGSGSWTLDDALLGNTTADHKTGTQSARVRNLGTLTMNFNTTAGVGVVTVQHAVYGTDGSSQWELWASTNSGSSYAKVGSTITSSSTTLQTASFTVNLAGSVRLQIRKTSGGTNRINLDNITVEQYGGTTPPPTGTGKKFLFDATHAETAGNADWVLDVDNGVVPRYPTPAASGITSTTPETYWTGALSSWGVALVKQGHQVENLPVGTAITYGNTSNPQDLANYNVFVIDEPNTLFTSAEKTAILSFVRNGGGLFMISDHDVSDRNNDGYDSPAIWNDLMNSNSVQANPFGFSIDKNNIVETSSNVRTGTNAILNGSQGTVTQIKYSNGATITVNSTVATPLIWRSTSTQGNANVLCASSTFGTGRVVVVGDSSPADDGTGSPGNTVYPGWTEIASHAKLHMNASLWLAKLQ
- a CDS encoding glycoside hydrolase family 13 protein, translated to MKFFPAFALGLSSLLAAAHAEPVAAQITQVAGLAANAARVAAANKAAGISRIDPTFWWVGMKNPKLQLLVHGPGIGASQVSLNYAGVTLEGTQKLDNPNYLVINLNVSAATKPGKLALTFSGPKKTTYQYELRARSTDKNRVQGINSSDFIYFLMPDRFSNGDPKNDVVKGTRVNHIARDSMYARHGGDLKGIENHFDYLKSMGVTAIWPTPVVENDMPKASYHGYALTDYYAVDPRYGSNEEYVQFVQHAHQQGLKVIHDVVLNHMGSYNYLQLDPPTKDWVHQWPTFTRSNYNSQALNDPYRAQYDSKLYNDGWFDTTMPDLNQSNPLVANYIIQNFIWWIEYTGLDGYRIDTYPYSDTKFLMDWNTALLNEYPQLHMFGEAWVGSTAQQAFFARNIFQPVNGYKSNLPGVLDFQSNAAIQDALRKENPNVSRLYDALQGDWMYEDATRNVVFMDNHDMSRIYSVIGEDLDRLKMGFAWLLTTRGIPQLYYGTEILMKNFSNPDGLVRADFPGGFSGDKSNKFTAAGRNAQENEAFTYVSKLGTYRKSHPVLQTGKLMQFIPNDGVYTYFRYNDQGQTVMVMMNSNKQEKTIDGARFAERTNGFTSAQEVVTGATVSSLKSFKIPGQTAWVLELHK
- a CDS encoding SDR family oxidoreductase, which codes for MTDITDQVAIVTGASRGIGRATALLLAMQGAKVVCVARSADELEEVAHKTHGLAVPADVADEVDAQNVVDEALLHFGRLDILVCNAGVGSFDTLENVLATEWDRIFDVNVKGTFLMCKAVVPHLKLQGSGHIIGITSDVARRTFAHGSVYGSSKYAQDALLSALRKEVRSFGVKVSSIYPGLVDTHFNDAQPGSPEAEKTHLKPSDIAQAVRYVLEAPPHVVIDELMIHPLTQDY